The Nymphaea colorata isolate Beijing-Zhang1983 chromosome 11, ASM883128v2, whole genome shotgun sequence genome includes the window TCCTGTGAGAACCATATATAGACAAATTTAAGACAGATAACACTTTAACTTTCACTATGCATCGCTTGCTTTTCTACTGCCCCACCTTAGAATTGACTCAATTGAGTTTGTCTTATGAAGTAAATATTTCACCGCTTTGGTGATTCCATCTTTTGTTTGGGTTTGTAAGCTCATTTGACTGAACAATGTCATTCAGCCTTCATGCATAGACATGCAAAATGCAATTCTCTGATCAGGTTAATGCATGTCCCTCGTATAATTCGATATGTTTCATCTAATTTGAAAAGTTATGTTTGTTGGCAGCGTTTACAACAAGAGCTAAAAGCAAATCCTGGTTCTTTACCGTTTGATGAGGTCAGAATTTCTGGGTCATACAGTCAGTACGCTCCAGAATCCTGTTTGAACATAGTTACTTTAACTTTCTTTTGTATCTCTTAACGCACATCCCTCCAGCACTCTATATTTATGACCACATGAATAATTACTTGCTGCAAATTCGAGTTTCTGTTATCCTGGCAGTAATTCACTTGCTCTTTTGTTTGTGACTGAGTGTTCACTTGTTTATGTTTCTCCACTGCTGGAATTCTCTTTTGCACCATCTCATGGTGCATATCATGCACAAATCTGTTTCATGCGTTTTTGCATTTATCTTACAAAAAGTTTCTAATTAGGTGATGCCAGCATGCTGTGTTGAAGCTGTTCTTCCACTATGATTTTTTCTGCACAAAAACTATGAAAAATGACTTTGTACAAGAAGCATGTATTCATCAGAGAAATACAATAAGTTTCTTTCATAATCACGAAAGGAAGATATCATCCATGCCATACTAAAAATGAATGTGGTAGTAAGATAACATGACTCACTTGTACCACCATGGAGCTGTTGTTGAAACGTAGTAcactttttcaaatttgtcaaaAGTGAAAAATCTTTAATGTGCCATGAACTAAACCatttagatgtgaatttgtTGTCTTTATCCATGAAACTGACAAAAGACAGCTGTTGTCCTTTCTAATTTCTCTCAAAGATACTTTACTGCAATATTGGAAATCCTCAGTCCCTTGGGCAGCAGCCAATAACCTTCTTCAGGGAGGTatgtaactttttcttttctgtaatGAAGCAAACACTTATACAAACCACCCAgtgtaattctttttttttttcttacaggTTCTTGCTTTATGTGACTATCCTTCTCTTCTGGACAAGGACAAAACTCGCCACTTATTCAGGTACCTCAACACAGATGACTTGGAACCCTTCAATCTTAGGTTTTAGATTGGAATTCGTACAATAAGAACCAAATATGCCATAATTTCCATAGAGTATTATATGAAACAGTTCATATAGTTTAATGTTCTGGTACAATCACTTAACACTTAACAGCATTGTCAAGAACACTTTTGAAGCTCCATACCTGGATATGTTTCGTGGAAATTGCCCCAGCAGTAGCCAAGCAATGTATACCACATCTTTGCTTGACCAGGTCCTTCACCTCGATTGACATGTAATATTTCTATTCAACCATACAGGTTTTTCTGTTTGAGTAATTCATGCAATTATATAAAAAGATCACTATCACTTTTTGTTCGGgttggggggtgggggggaTGTTATTGTGGTTTTTTAGTTGCATATTATAGTAACTATGTTCAACCATGATGATTAGATGTACTTTTTGACTCCATGGCCATTTTCATGTTGATTGTCTCCATGATGCCAGATTTACTCCACGATTGGTAGACTTTGTGACTGATAGAGTTAAGAGTATTTTCAGCTCTAGGACAAGTATCTCCACAAGttcaatttaattttgtattataATCTAAAATTCTAGACTTCAAGTATGTGAATAATGCCAAGTTGTGGAggattttcacaaaattttagtttaaggGACAATCTGTATCTCAATGCTCATGTAATTCTTCTTATTCCTGTATGTTACTATGTTTTGATTGTGCATACCCTGTGGATATGTTTTCAGTTCTGATTCCATTTCTAGAGCTCAGcaaattttggatcaaattccAGGAAGGGCGACTGGTGCATACAGTCATAGTCAGGTACTTACCATTCCTTAGCATGAACATCTGAATTTAGAAAAACCTCATTATCTATGGATGTGaaacacattttcttaatgTATTTTAGGGAATTAAGGGATTGCGGGATACCGTAGCTGCAGGAATAACTGCTCGTGATGGTTTTCCATGCAATTCAGATGACATCTACCTGACAAATGGAGCCAGCCCTGCTGTAcgggtttcattttctttctccatatcaacaatattatattataatttATAGTCCCCATTTGTTTTACCTTCCAAGTCATATGACCTTCTTTTCTCCTACAATGCAGGTTCACATGATGATGGAGTTGCTCTTAAGTTCAGAGAAAGATGGCATCTTGTGCCCTATTCCACAGTATCCCCTATACTCTGCATCTATAACTCTTCACGGTGGCACTCTTgtacgttctctctctctctctctctctctctctctcgctctgtttgtgtgtgtgtgtcaaatGCTCACCTGAACTTTGAGGGAATTGTCTATACACCACACAAATGTGTCCAGCTCCTTAACATGCTGTTTCTCACATGTTCAGCAGTGCCGGATTCATTAGGCCTAGAAACAATTCCTCAATCAGTCTCAAGAACTGATTTTTAAACCATATGTAGACATGAAACTCTGGGCCTACGCAAACATCTTAGCCTATCCTTAGAAATTTCTTACGATGTGAGAAATACTGGTATATGGTTCTAACTTTGACCTTTTCAGGTTCCATACTACTTAAATGAAGCATCATGCTGGGAACTCGAGATGTCTGAACTTAAGAGGCAAACAGAAGAGGCTAGATCAAAAGGGATAAAAGTCAAGGCCTTGGTTGTTATAAATCCAGGAAACCCAACTGGTCAGGTGTGTGGTGGCCTGGTGGTATTTTCTTTACCTGAAGCTGTAGCAAGCGTGATAATGATAAATGTAACATCAAATTAGTTTAGTTTGTGTTTGCAAGTAAGAATGAATATagttaaaataaataatttagtGCAATATCTGTAAGCATCTGGGGCTGGAAAGAATGGTTTACAAAAGTAATTTGTGGAGTTTCTCCATCTGCACTTCAAAGTTCAGCTCCTATAAATTTATGATTGTTAATATGATCATAGCAGtaatgtgtgcatgtgtgcacATACATGTATCTGTTGCTTCTGGTACTTTTAaatgtttatcattttttcttttttgcatggGTGGTTTCAAAAAGTGGAACAAGTAAACTGTTGTTTGCTGGTAATATTAGTATCACTGGTATTTGTTTATCTATTCTAAGCCTAACCGCATACACATGTTCTGGTACTTTTAGGTTCTGTCAGAGGAAAATCAAAAGGATATTGTTGAATTTTGTATTGAAGAAGGTCTAGTCCTTATAGCTGATGAGGTAGGTATCTCCTTTGAGCATGTAATGCATTTGTACATGTAAATGTTTTCATGCCGTTCTCTCTTTCAATTACTGCTTTTCTCTCCAAAAGACATTTTGCATTGTATAGTTCTGGAACATTGTTTCTCATGTCTATGCTCTAATTATTTGAGTACCTTTGCTGGATTAATAAGTTCAGGTCTACCAGGAAGATGTCTATGTTGACAACAAGAAGTTCaattctttcaagaaaatttcaagGTCAATGGGGTATGGGGAAGAGGATATTGCTTTAGTTTCACTGCAATCAATTTCAAAAGGTACTTATTTGCAACTTTGCCTGTATCTATTCGTGAGAAGCAATAATAAGAGATTAGAGTAGAAGTGGGGTTCACATTCCAGGTAAATAAACCACAGACCGCAACAATGGTCTTTCAGAAGAAAAGGGTacaggagaaaagaaaagaataaaatgaattACCAGTTAAGACTGGTACAACAACCCCAGGTTTTAGTAAGAGTGCTCCCCCTTATAATTGATAAATCATGGGAGAAAGATCAGTCTCGTGTCAGTTACATGAAGGATCCAGGCAAGCTTTGTTAGTTATCATTCTCTCTCCTTTATTGGGAGTAGGAATGCCTGTTTCCTCTCTCAGAAATTGCCAATATGATGTGTAACTTGAGTTtcagcaaccaaaaaaaaaaagacaaactgATTTAATTCCTTCGCTTAGTTAAAAAGATATTCTTGTAACTGGTAATTTTGTCACTTACACCGACAGCTGGTTTGCATCAATTAGTTGATAGGCTTAGACACTGTATATATGTGCTACAATCATTACTCTCGAGTAGGAATCATCTGATGAGCGCCTCAAACAAGGTATTCTCATTCTGCTTTATGTTCTCTCATGCTACAACCTTGCCATTTGTTTGTCGTTAATTTTGATGCCTTTTGAGAGCACCGACACAAATAGCATgataaagttcttttttttttcttttttccttcaggAAGTTACCATATGATTTTGCTTCTAAATTAAGATAGCTTGAATTTTAGGTTACTATGGAGAATGTGGAAAAAGAGGAGGGTACATGGAGGTTACTGGTTTTAGCTCCAGCGTGAAAGAGCAAATCTACAAAATTGCGTCTGTCAATCTGTGTTCAAATATTTCTGGTCAAATTCTTAGCAGTTTGGTTATGAGTCCTCCAAAGGTAATTAACCATGAtgatcttctttctcctccttctaTGGCGTTCATTTTCAATGAGGTTATCTCGTTAATTCTTCCAGGTTGGTGATGCATCGTTTGATTCTTACCGTGCTGAAAGAGATGGGATACTTTCTTCTCTTGCTAGACGTGCTAAggtgaactctctctctctctctctctctctcctgaaTGAAGACCGTTTGAATGGTGAAGTTTTAGAAACATCGTTTAATCCGTCCCTGCTTATGGAAGAGCCACAGATAAAAGCTTGATCTAAATCTAAATGTGCATTGTGGATGCAGATGCTTGAAGAGGCATTTAACAGTTTAGAAGGCTTCAGCTGCAACAAGGTGGAAGGAGCAATGTACCTCTTCCCTCGTATTAACCTGCCACGAAGAGCAATACAAGCTGCTCAAGCAGAAAATTCCGTGCCTGACGTGTTCTATGCTCGTCGCCTTTTGGAAGCCGCCGGTATTGTTGTTGTTCCTGGATCTGGCTTTGGTCAGGTAgaactcactctctctctctctcacacacacacacacccacgcACACACACACCTCTGCAATATACAGTtaaggttttcctttttcctctgagacaatctttttttgttttgtgaagGTACCTGGAACTTGGCACATTAGGTGCACCATACTCCCTCAAGAGAACAAAATTCCAATGGTCATCTCGAAGCTGACAGAGTTCCACAAAGCATTCATGACAGAGTTTCGTGAGTAGAGCTGAAGTGGCCTTTGATCTGGTGTCATAAGGGACTATTTTGTGTGCAATAAGCTATCCCGTGCTCTTAGAGCCAATTTTTGCTGAATGCTGTCTAGTGCCATGGTATTTTGAAACTGTGTAGAATGTCCCTTTTGTCAGTTTTTAGTTTATGTTGGCGTTTGTAATttaatactctctctctctctctctctctctcggactCGGACTCGCCAATAATCGAACTACTTAGCACGAATCGTCTGCTTCTATGCCCCCATATCTGGAGAGATCTTTGGTCTGTATGTGGgtttttttctcacttttatATAGTTTATAAGGTCTGACAGGAATTGCACAATTAACTTCGCCCTTCGAGGGGCGAACGTCCACCTCCTTGTCCTATGGCCTCACTCTTCCCCATTCCATCCGGTGGCTTCCGAATGAGGGGCTTGGGAATTGGGATTAGAGGGATTATCTCTTGTACTTCGCTTTCAGCATGAATTCTTCTTTCAGGGCACATAAGCACATTGGATCACATTAGGATGTTCGGAATAAGCTTCACAAATACCTGTTCCATGTACTTCAGGATCTAAGACGTTGAGACGTGGCAGGTTCCACCATACTTTCCCCGCTTTCCCCCTTCAATCCTTCATTCTCGTAATGCTTTGTAATCTTAGGGTGAAGCATCACCCTTCACAATATTTCCAgttggatctctctctctctctttctctctcgaaCGCGTCTTCTACAAACAGAACGTCACTCGTCTTCTTCACTCATGACATGGAAATTGCCTATGCTATGTTATTTTTACGTGTGTTACACTGAAAATTTTATGCTGGATTCAAGTATGCTATATACATTAAGTTCCTTTTTAGGGGATTCTCGTGACGAATCCAGTAACATACAAGATGATGAGTCCATTCTGGGATTGAGGGTGCACAGAATTCAATGTTATTCGTTTTACAGATGTTCCGGGAGCTCGATGTTTTATGGAGCACTTTCTCGAGAACCATAGACAGTTTGTCTGAGATGGCAGGGTCATAATGCGTGCAAGAAGTATCAGACATGGAGTCACACAAACCCGGCGGCAGGCAGGTAGGTTATAATGGACCATGAACTGTCATTTTTTGGTGGTTGTGCGGGGGCAGTTGCAAACGGCCCTAAGTCCAGACGACAAGGAAACCATGCCTGTTTCTGTCAAGTAAATGAAGATAAGGTGAGTCTTTCCCATCTTTGGGGAATCTAAGCGCCCATTGTTTGATGAGGTTTTCAAACAAAGCCTGGCTATCAGATGTTCTTTTGTGGttgatttttcaacttttgGTTGAGCATCAACATTCTTTTCGTACGTAGGCCATTCTAACTGAGGATTCGTCGAGGTGAACTCTCTTCTTTATGCAGTGTGAAGTTCACATTTTAACGAGCATAGAACGAAACCCTGAACCCAACACAAGCATCTCCAAATGTTACCAGGAAGATCGATTTCTTGATCTCTTCATCAGGCAGAACATGATAGGCAAGGCAAGCGACCATCAACAATGCTGCTCCAATCAAGTTCCTCTGTTTATAACAAAGATTAGTCGGCAAGCCGCTGCACTGAACGAGGAGATCGCGTACGCTGATATTTAGTCGATACCAACTACAGGGGAACCTATTCCAAGTTGATTAAACATAAGGTTTTTTTAGCAGCACGCTTCTGAACCTGGTAGGTTTAAAGTTGGGCCGCCAGCTTCTTGCCCAACAACTTACTTAGCTTCCTGTAGTGTCGGCAATCGATTTGATTGATAGTCTGGCATCATAAACAGCAAATACTCCCTACCACTAATGCCCTAATTAATTGCTCGACCCGGCCAGCGGTGAGTGTACTCCTCCTCTTTTCTCCTGCCAGCTAGATCACTGGAGCCTGTAAAATCATCATCAACGGAGGCCTTGGCATTGAGCTTTCCAGACCCGCCACttttttttccatgtaaaaGTCGCCATATGCACTCGTCAGTACATTCATCCAAGTGGCTTCCAAACTCAATTCAACCAGCTGATAAGTCCGCGTCCAGTCCATTTACATCTTCGAGATGATGTATAAATAAGCAGTGCAGGCAATTAAATGACCAGTCGAACATGGGTGGCTCCGTATACAGATCGTTTAGTTCAGATGTTGACTGGAAACTACATCCGTCTGCTCACACATCCAGGTGCCACTAAGCATCATTCTCCCCACTTTCCTTGCTTTTTCTACATGAATGTCCTCAGGATATATATGAAACCTTTTCCTGTGTCCCTAAAATGGATGTGTGAAACGGACAGATAACTCCTCCATTTTTTGGGGATTTTGGTTACACCCACTACTAGTTATCCAGGAAGGTGGGACAATGGGGGATGTGCTGTCACGAGAGGCAAGTAGGTGCACTAAATGCCAACTTGGTTACCAAAGCTCTGAATTTCATGTAGCTCAATGTGGAGCAATTTGTCATTAAATATTGTATCGAGCATAACCTACCTTTAAAGCATGATTCTGTTCTATTTCTACGGTAATTGTGGCATCCCCCGCCCATCCGGGAAGATGCAAGATCCATTAATACGCAAATGTCTGAACATGGCTGATAATGTCATCAAATATCAAAGTACAACGATGTCCACCTCACTAAGGACAAATGTGGCCACATCAACCTGCACTGGGATGAATCGAATTGATCGAGATGAAGTGTTGGAGTTTGGAGGAACTTATTTCTTCCTTTGTCCTATTCCACAATTATTCAAGTGGTTGGGGAGTGGTTTCATCAGCCGCAGCCTTATTTAACCCGACTTGTAGGTGCTGTTCTATCTATCCAAGATTCCGGTAACAAGTGCCTGTCGAGTCCCTGCAGCCTTACAAAAGTCGCGTCACCGACTGCAGCTTGTGCATATTTAATATGGCCATTGTGTCGCTCAGCATAAGAAATTGCAGTCACAAAAAAAATCTGCCGATGATGATTGCTTCCTGCAGTTTGGAATCATGGAATCGATCTGATGTAATGTAAGGGTGCTTAACTTGCCGAAAGGCTGACGAGCATGTCCAAAATTCTTGATTAATGAATAAACGCGTGATGGAGATGCGTTACGTCATGCGCACGTTATGCCCAGTCACCATTCAGGGATGTCCGTTGGCTTTGGCTTGAATCAAAATCTCAAGTTCGGCTTTTTAGAATAGGAGTTGAAACTGCCGCCCGCAACTTTaccatttttaatttcttttattcctTGTGGAaggggttctctctctctcacacacacgcaCCGAAACGATGTGATGTGCATCTTCCACCATCCAAACAAGTTGTTTTTATCAGTGGAGCCTGTGATTGCAGCCACCGCGATAGCGCTTTAGCGTTTCTGGACATTGAATCTCATTGTTCTAATAGCTTCGATAGATATACCAGCTTGGCGCATTGACCCTCCCTGTCATGGAAGCGCGACTGGAGACTTCAATTTGGGCATTCAACTTTTGTCAACATTGCATTCCTAACCTTGGCTTTGCCACAAATGAGATTTGGAATCCTTGATATCGATCGAGTTGTGGTGCACGTCACCACAATGACTGTATGCTGAACGCCCTGAGAATGCGAGAGCTGCTTGAGATGTCGAACTTGATCATGCACAATGACTGTATGCTGAACGCCCTGAGAATGCGAGAGCTGCTTGAGATGTCGAACTTGATCATGCACAATGACTGTATGCTGAACGCCCTGAGAATGCGAGAGCTGCTTGAGAAGTCGAACTTGATCATGCAGGTCATGCTACATGAGGAGTTGATCATATCCGTCTTCTTCTCCAGCTTGGTCATCACATATCAATGTGAATACAATCAACTTCACCAAACAGCGGCCAGCGTAGAAACAGTATGTAACGGTCAAGTAACGCCACCATGGATTCTCATTCGATAAATATCGACGACTATACTATCGGTGGTCGTGCCATCATCATCTCATGCATCACCCCCAAGCCTAGTAAAAAAGCCTGCCGGTTGTTGAAAAATTTCCAACCGGGAGCATGAATTGTTGACCTTGTATTCAAAACTTGGCTTTCTTCTGCATGCCGAGGGATCTCTGGCTTGAGCTGCCATTCTCTACTTTTGCTCAGTCAAGTTCTTCACGATTAAAGCGCTTTGAATTTGAGATATTTCTGATAATATTACAGTTTGAACGCGCGCGTACCCCGCTTGCAATATTCTGTTCCCAACTCCAAGTAATCAATATCGAGTTAGTGAAATAATTGAACCTTCATCCGTCTACGTCGACCCCTCCCCACTACCAGATGTAGGTAGAAACTGACTCTCTTACGTCTTCATTCCACGGTTCAACGCAAAAAGCTGAGAAGATGTGAGATTGATAAGACGCATTCGCCAAGGAAGGAACTACAAGCCTGACTCTGTCAATATATTCCTCATCCTTCCAAACTCTGCCTATGTTTGGTTGGGGGCGATGATCAAATAGTAATCTTTTCGCGCTTCAACCACGACCGATGCATTATCTGTTCATCCTTACCAACAGAAAGACAGAGCGCACATTGGATGAGATAGGCAGTCTCAGATGCAAGCTAGAACCTGACCTGAGGACAAAAATACAAGAGAAGTTGCTAACCGCATTACTTAGCATTTAGCAATCTTATTTTCCGGGCTTAATTTTTATTGTGaataaaacaaattgaaatCGCAGGGGAGCTGATTCAATTGGAAAAATGACGGAATTGATCTTATTAACTAAGTTCTTTGCATGTAAAAAGTAGAAATCGAAGCAAGAACTTGTTTTGCAAACATCTGCTTATACTAAAAAGGTTGCTAACATGGATACATAGTTGTTTGCCCATCGATGTCGTGGACTCTATGTtgtatgaaaattttagaaagccACCCTGCTTCGGCTCAGCCGGGCTTGACGTGTGGGTTAGCCCATTTGTGATTGTGAGAAAAAAAAGCTCGGTGAGCAAAGCTCGCTCACTTGTGTATGTAAATGACGCGAGCATTGACGATCGGTGCGAAGCTAATTGGTTCCACTCTAGCCTCCTTAATACGTAACCTGCACGCATATATTATATCGTATGATTTACCtaacatatgtgtgtgtgtgtgtgttcaagGTGGTTAATTCATTGTGAAAACATTTTAATTTCATGATACAGTTTGCGGTATCACATTTTAACCAACCCGATGGTACCGATACGCGATCCATGCATTCCCGACTCAATAAGCCGAGACTGGGGGAGGAcccctttttttcctctctctctctctctctctctctctctctctctctctatatatatatatatatatatatatatatatatatatatatatatatatatatatatatatatatatatatatatatatatatatatatatatttttttttttttttttttctttttcagaagaCATGGTGGGTGGGAATCGATGCCGGTGAGCGTTTTGACGGACTACGGATGGTGTGGATCGATGGAGGTGATGGCATCCGACGACGTGCACGCCCCGTCCTCATGTTAGTTTACGAACTACGACGCCTTGCCTCCGAGCCGCCCGTTGAAACAATCTAAAGGCAATCCAGTGGGCTGCCTGCCTCCCGCTCTAagcctctttcttcttcgtcGGTTGCATCAGCAGGGTGAGAAGACTGTATATATAGAGTTAAGGGGGTAGCCAAAGATGCGGAGATTCGCAAGCGGCGGAGCCAAGAGGGTGGTGGGTCTGCTGCAGAAGTCTCTGTCGTCTTCGTCTTTTCTCGCgtcttcctcttcattttcttcttcggTCATGGAGAGGACACCCATAACAGTCGATACGATCAATCCCAAGGTAGAGCTGCCTTCCGCTTTCGTGGTGGCTTTCTTTTGATTCTCCTCGGAAGCGGTGATGAATCTGGTAGTCGGGTGCTTTGACGAGAAAGGGTGGTGGTCtctttggttttggttttggatcgACTCATGGACTGAGTGGATCTCTTTGGTGTTTCCCGGCGACTCCTTTCACGATTGGGGACATTTTGCTGATTTAGTCCCAACTGGCTGTTGGACCTTCtcgttttcttccttttcattagTGGGGTTTCTTCGCCCATTCAAATTAAACCGTTTGTTTTAACTTCTcgtttttgttttgttcatctctctgtctctttctcactctctcgTTCTCCATGCCGGAAAGCTAATATACCTTCGAGAAAATttgacatatatttttttcagaattttttcctttcttccttttccgtCATCTGGTGCATTTGAGTTATTAGGATTGAACCGTTGGCGTATGATTTAGCCCGCTTGGTTTTCATTTACTTCATTTCCTCTTTTCTGGGTGGTTTGCTGGTTCCTGCTTTCCTCTCTTTCCTCCTCCTGTAATTCAAGTTGGCACCTTCATgtcgtttttcttttcaatgacGTGACTGTGATCCGTGGATTTTTTGGCAACGAAAATCTGGTCACGTACTTCCGTATTTGTCTCCAATTAGacttcttcataaaaaaaatacctCTTTTCGTGATGCTCCCATTTATTCTTCTAAACATAAGTATCTTCTGCTTTATCGTGTCCAAGATTTCTTTCATGTCTGTTGTCAAACTTTAAGATGAGGACCCAATACTCGAAAGCTCAATTGATTTTGTCTTTCTTGGCCTCATTTCCGTTCATCTCGTCCTGATTTATATGAAAACCAAGAGTTGAGGTCATATCACTTCTTTCTTGAACTATGCGGGAATGACTAGGTTCAAATAAACCCAAGTTCCATGTTactgaccaaaaaaaaaagggaatgcCTAACAGTCTAAATGAAGCAGGAAATTTGATGAGTCATTAGATTAGGATGGACTTTATGTGTTCCGCAGCGGAACATTTACATTGCTATTGCTTGCATATGTAACTTTTTCTGTACATTAGAATTATCGATTCATAATATGTATTTATAGTTAAATTTGTTTCAGGCGTGCCTTAACATCAATAAGGAGctttttgataaaaataacGGTTTCTGTTTCATCAGGTTATCAAATGTGAGTATGCTGTGCGTGGAGAGATTGTAACCCATGCCCAGGTAAAAACAACATATTAGCTGCATTTCTCTGCTTTTTAGAATCTTTGTTGctgatatataatttttttaaagtatgCTTTCTTGACCCAGTTGTGGAGTTGTGAAAAGTGAGTTTTAACTAGATGTCAGTGGCTTGGATTTAGACAATACTTgagaatctaaatccaatcaaTCAGATTCTATAAAAGGAAAGGAATACATTGCTAATTGATTCAGATGTTCATTAGCTTTTCCAACTAAACCTGATTGGTATTCAGGTAGAGTGCATATCTCTATTTGGTCATACATAAATATTTTGGTTCAACCTTTCACTTTCGGTGTTCAAATATGATCAAACAGTTGCCTCATTAGTTGGATGTGGTAGTGTCTACAGATTACTAAAATATAAAGAATCTGAGCCCCCAATTAACAGCTTGCTGCTCGAGACATCTTTATCTGCTTTTTTGTTTCCGAAAGATCTTATTTTTGTGCAGCCAGCAAAATGAAATGTTGTTACCTAGTTGTTATCTGGATCAACATACACAGTTTTCATAATTTTCCACAGCATAACTTTGCTTCACGTGATACTGATTTTTATCTTCTTGTTGGCAGCGATTGCAACAAGAGCTAAAAACTAACCCTAAATCTCTTCCATTTGATGAGGTATGTGCTCCTTCTGACCATCGAACTTGTGGCATTATGGTTAAAACGTGAGCATCTGAGCTGCTTGTTGGCATTCTTATTAGTTTGTATAATGTATCTCTTTGTAAG containing:
- the LOC116264177 gene encoding alanine aminotransferase 2-like, with the protein product MGAGQVSVDSINPKVLKCQYAVRGEIVAHAQRLQQELKANPGSLPFDEILYCNIGNPQSLGQQPITFFREVLALCDYPSLLDKDKTRHLFSSDSISRAQQILDQIPGRATGAYSHSQGIKGLRDTVAAGITARDGFPCNSDDIYLTNGASPAVHMMMELLLSSEKDGILCPIPQYPLYSASITLHGGTLVPYYLNEASCWELEMSELKRQTEEARSKGIKVKALVVINPGNPTGQVLSEENQKDIVEFCIEEGLVLIADEVYQEDVYVDNKKFNSFKKISRSMGYGEEDIALVSLQSISKGYYGECGKRGGYMEVTGFSSSVKEQIYKIASVNLCSNISGQILSSLVMSPPKVGDASFDSYRAERDGILSSLARRAKMLEEAFNSLEGFSCNKVEGAMYLFPRINLPRRAIQAAQAENSVPDVFYARRLLEAAGIVVVPGSGFGQVPGTWHIRCTILPQENKIPMVISKLTEFHKAFMTEFRE